ATGAAGACGAAAAAGCGCTCAGCTCGTTTCAAGCGTTTCTCCGCTCAGAAGGTGTGGAGCTCGACTGGCCGGAAATTGAAAAAATTTAAGAGCAAAAGGAGAAATATTTCCGGGGAAATGTGACACGACATCCGAAGGGAACACGCTGTCGGTGCATGGACAACGTCAATTTGTGGTACAATGTGAGCAGTTTTGTGGAAAGGACGTTGCCCGATGGCACAATCGAAACAAATTCCTGTAGAAAAAAATAAATATTACCGTACAACTGTAGAAGACTTGACCCATGAAGGTGCGGGTGTGGCAAAGGTCGACGGTTTTCCCGTGTTCGTCCCGAAAGCCTTGCCGGCCGAGGACATTACCTTGAAAATCGTCAAGGTGAAGAAAAACTTTGCCTTTGGTCGTTTAGTTGAAACCCATCAGGCGAGCAGCGACCGTGTCGAAGCCCCGTGTCCCGTCTTTGGCGAATGCGGCGGGTGTCAGCTTCAGCATTTGTCGTATGAAGGACAGCTCGCCTATAAACAACGCCAAGTGACCGAGACGTTAAAACGACTTGGAGGACTGGAAGATGTCGTTGTACACCCGACGATCGGCATGGAAGACCCTTGGTCGTATCGAAACAAAGTGCAAACGCCTGTCGGCGAACGAAACAGCAGCCTCATCGCCGGCTTTTACAAGCAACGAAGCCACGAGCTCGTCGACTTAGACGTCTGCATGATCCAAAACGAAGCCAATGACGACGTCGTGCAAGGTGTGCGCGCCATCGCCGAGACTTACGGCATTCGTGCGTATGACGAAAAGACCCATAAAGGCACACTGCGTCACATCCTCGTCCGCAATGCAAAGACAACCGGCGAGCAGATGGTCACGCTCGTCACAAAAAATGCCACACTGCCGAACAAAGCCAACATCATTCGCGACATTCGCGAACAATACCCAAGTGTCGTGTCGATTGTTCAGAACGTGAATCCAAAACGAACAAACGTCATCCTTGGTGCAGAAACAAACGTCCTCTGGGGCAAAGAAACGATTCGCGACGAAATCGACGGCGTCTCCTTCGACATTTCATCCTTGTCCTTTTACCAAGTGAACCCTGTCCAGACAGAAAAGCTATACGAAAAGGCATTGAAGTACGCCAGCCTCACCGGAGAAGAA
This genomic window from Litoribacterium kuwaitense contains:
- the rlmD gene encoding 23S rRNA (uracil(1939)-C(5))-methyltransferase RlmD, giving the protein MAQSKQIPVEKNKYYRTTVEDLTHEGAGVAKVDGFPVFVPKALPAEDITLKIVKVKKNFAFGRLVETHQASSDRVEAPCPVFGECGGCQLQHLSYEGQLAYKQRQVTETLKRLGGLEDVVVHPTIGMEDPWSYRNKVQTPVGERNSSLIAGFYKQRSHELVDLDVCMIQNEANDDVVQGVRAIAETYGIRAYDEKTHKGTLRHILVRNAKTTGEQMVTLVTKNATLPNKANIIRDIREQYPSVVSIVQNVNPKRTNVILGAETNVLWGKETIRDEIDGVSFDISSLSFYQVNPVQTEKLYEKALKYASLTGEETVIDAYCGIGTISLFLARKAKHVYGVEIVPEAIEDAKKNAVLNDIDNATFAAGKAEDVMPTWQKQGIHADVIVVDPPRKGCDDALLQTMLTMKPNRIVYVSCNPATLARDLATLTNSGAYEVKEVQPVDMFPQTTHVECCALLVLK